From Musa acuminata AAA Group cultivar baxijiao chromosome BXJ3-8, Cavendish_Baxijiao_AAA, whole genome shotgun sequence, one genomic window encodes:
- the LOC103994164 gene encoding uncharacterized protein LOC103994164, with amino-acid sequence MRGGDQQSRLLYELCALLLAALHSSPHDAPATLYPPGPVSPAGFASFLLGASLAMMLGGSLTFLIGFLLMPWVIGLLMLLYVVEIVSSLSGLGRAIVCPDAPLMDQGSVRSTIFEAAN; translated from the coding sequence ATGCGTGGCGGCGACCAGCAATCACGGCTCCTCTACGAACTCTGTGCCCTCCTCCTCGCCGCCCTCCACTCCTCTCCCCATGACGCCCCTGCCACCCTCTACCCGCCCGGGCCGGTGTCGCCAGCGGGGTTCGCGTCGTTCCTCCTCGGGGCGTCGCTGGCGATGATGCTGGGCGGGTCCCTGACGTTCTTGATCGGGTTCCTGCTGATGCCCTGGGTGATCGGCCTCTTGATGCTGTTGTATGTCGTCGAGATCGTCTCCAGTTTGTCCGGCTTGGGCAGGGCGATCGTCTGCCCGGATGCCCCCCTCATGGATCAAGGAAGTGTCAG